AAATTTAATCAACTCTCAATATAACCCTCTTTAATTTAAATTAAATATATTCCACAAATATAAAAATAACAAACAAATAACGTAAAATCAAAATATTTACTCATATTAATATAACAAATAAAAATCAATTATTTAAGTAATTTTAAAATTATAAAATGAAAAACGTTATTTACTATTAATTCAGAAACAATATAAATTTATTTACAGGATATATATCTTATCTGTACTATATTGTCTTGTATGTAACTTTAATAATCATGAATTTGTGACATCCTTTATAAATACTTTAATTCATATCATATTTTATATTAAATTATTAACTAAAAATTAAAACAAAAATAATTTTATCAAATATCTAATAAACATAGACATATAAGAAAATATTAATTTATAATGCAGAGTTACAAAATTTTAATTTACTGTAATATTTTAATTCAATAGACATACCATAATTCATTGCAATATAAATAGTTTATACATATAAAAACAAAACCAAGCTAAAACCATATTAATCGTTAAATCATATATTTAAAAGTACTATAATGCTACATAATTTTTATTATTTGAGGATATTATGCAGAAATTTTGGAAAATTGTTTATGTTGTATTCGCACAATGTTGGAATATATTGAAAATTATTAGAGAATTTATAATGAATTTAATTCTATTATTAATAATCATATCAATAATAGGGTTATACTTATTTGTTCATCGTACTAATACAATATCAAATTCAATAAAAAATGCAGCATTAATTGTAGATATAACAGGTACTATTGTAGATAAAGTGACAATTAATAATAAACTTAGTCGATTAAGCAAAGAACTAATAAACACACCTAAAAACAAATTACAAGAAAATTCATTGTTTGATTTCATCGCCCTACTACGCCAAGCAAAAAATGATCCTAATATTACAGGGTTAATATTATCTCTAAAAAATTTCACAGGAACAGATCAACCATCTTTACAATATATTGGAAAAGTATTGAATGAATTTCGTGATACAGGAAAAATAATTTATGCTATAAGTGATCATTACAGTCAAGCACAATATTTTCTTGCCAGTTATGCTAACAAAATTTATCTTGCGCCTCATGGTGCAATAGATATACATGGCATTTCCACTAATAATTTCTATTACAAATCACTACTTGATAAACTTAAAATTAATACTTACATTTTCCGTATTGGTACCTATAAATCCGCAGTAGAACCTTTTTTAAGAGATAATATGTCTGATGAAGCAAAATATATGGAGAAATATTGGATAGAAAAATTATGGCAAAATTACCTAAATATCATAGCAACTAATCGGCAAATTACAAAACAACAATTATTTCCAAACATAAAAATACTGCTAAATGATTTACAAAATCTGCACGGAGATACAGCCCAATATGCATTAAAAAATAAATTAATCGATGAAATAATATCTAAATCAATGTTTGAAAAAATAATGATTAAAAAATTTGGTTTAAACAAAAAAAATAATTCATTCAATTCTATTAGTATCTATGATTATCAACTACTACCAACAAAAGAAATAAAAAACAAAATTGCAGTAATTTTCGTCAATGGCACTGTGATAGATGGATCAGATGCACCAGGAATGGTAAGTAGTGATACTATCATCAGTTATATTCGTGATGCACGAATTAATGACGACATTAAAGCTATTATCTTTAGAATTAATAGTCCAGGAGGCAGTGTTAATGCCGCTGAAGCAATTAGCTCAGAACTATTACTGACAAAAAAAACTGGTAAACCCATAATAGTATCTATGGGAGGTATGGCAGCATCAGGTGGCTACTGGATATCAACACCAGCAAGCACTATCATTGCTCATGACAATACATTAACTGGTTCTATTGGTATATTTGGCATTATTAACACATTTGAAAAATCTCTTGACAGTATTGGCATTCATACTGATGGCGTATCTACTTCTCCCTTGGCTAATATATCCATTAGTAAAGAACTACCACATGAATACATAAAAATGATGCACATTTATATAAAAAAAGGTTATGAAAATTTCATACATACTATAGCTAATTTTCGTAATAAATCTCCACAAGAAATTGATCAAATTGCTCAAGGTAGAATTTGGATTGGCACTGATGCTTTACAAAAAGGATTAATAGATAACTTAGGTGATTTTGATGATGCCGTAAATAAAGCAATTGAACTAGCTAATATTAAAGAGTATCAATTGACTTGGTATTTAGAAGAAGTAAACTTAATCGATATGTTATTAACACAAATCAACGGATTATGTAACAAAACAATATCATCTGCTTTAAAATTTAATAATATAATTGATAAAAATCAATTAATCTATCAACTAATTGATTTTAAAATTAAAGAAAATGATCCACACAACTGTTATGCAATTACTTTATCCTCCTATTGTATATAGTAACGCATGAAAAATTATTTTATTAAAAATAATACACACAAAATATTCAGTTAACATCAAATTGTCAACATACAATTTATTCATGATCTATTACAACATAAAACCAATATAAATCACAATCAACAAAATACTAATAAAATACTAACAATAATTAAATATATACATTATACCATTAAACATAGAATCACGACACAACAAAGCATATATACAATCACTATATATTACATAAAATAAAAATAAAAACAAAATTAAATCAACATATACAATATATATATATATTAAAATTTTTGAGCAACCAACATATCATTACCTAATATACGTGCATGTAGACTATCGGTAAACTACTACGATGTACTAACTAAATATATTATTACTGCAAAAAACACTGAAACACAATATAACATAGCAAACCTTCTAATTTTTTAAAATTTGTTAACATATAAAATATAGTGACTTTATAATAATAAATCATTATAATTTCAAACAACAAACTAATAAAATTTTTTTACAGTAATATATATATATATTATATATTTGATTTTAACTTTACTAAAAATTATTTAGAGGATATTATGACTATTAGAATAGGTATTAATGGTTTTGGACGAATTGGGCGTGTCGCCTTACGTGCTGCACAAGAACGAGTTAACATGGAAATTGTTGCCATAAACGACTTGTTATCTATAGAACATATAGCTTATTTACTAAAATATGACTCGACTCATGGGCAATTTAAAGGATCAGTAACAATAAAAAATAATAGATTAATCATTAACGGCAAAAACGTAAAGTATACAACAGAAAAAAACCCTATTGCAATACCATGGAAAGAATCAAAAGTCGATGTGGTCATCGAATCTACTGGTATGTTTCTAACAACAGTAGATGCAAATAAACACATAATTGCTGGAGCTTCAAAAGTAATATTAACAGGACCATCTAAAGATAACACCCCAATGTTCGTAATGGGTGTTAATCACCATAAATACAATGGTGAAAATATACTATCAAATGCTTCATGTACTACTAACTGTTTAGCTCCATTAGCAAAAGTAATACACGATAATTTCATTATCCTTGAAGGATTAATGACTACAATACATGCCGTTACTGCAACACAAAAAACAGTAGATAGTCCAATTCATAAGGATTGGCG
The DNA window shown above is from Blochmannia endosymbiont of Camponotus (Colobopsis) obliquus and carries:
- the sppA gene encoding signal peptide peptidase SppA; the protein is MQKFWKIVYVVFAQCWNILKIIREFIMNLILLLIIISIIGLYLFVHRTNTISNSIKNAALIVDITGTIVDKVTINNKLSRLSKELINTPKNKLQENSLFDFIALLRQAKNDPNITGLILSLKNFTGTDQPSLQYIGKVLNEFRDTGKIIYAISDHYSQAQYFLASYANKIYLAPHGAIDIHGISTNNFYYKSLLDKLKINTYIFRIGTYKSAVEPFLRDNMSDEAKYMEKYWIEKLWQNYLNIIATNRQITKQQLFPNIKILLNDLQNLHGDTAQYALKNKLIDEIISKSMFEKIMIKKFGLNKKNNSFNSISIYDYQLLPTKEIKNKIAVIFVNGTVIDGSDAPGMVSSDTIISYIRDARINDDIKAIIFRINSPGGSVNAAEAISSELLLTKKTGKPIIVSMGGMAASGGYWISTPASTIIAHDNTLTGSIGIFGIINTFEKSLDSIGIHTDGVSTSPLANISISKELPHEYIKMMHIYIKKGYENFIHTIANFRNKSPQEIDQIAQGRIWIGTDALQKGLIDNLGDFDDAVNKAIELANIKEYQLTWYLEEVNLIDMLLTQINGLCNKTISSALKFNNIIDKNQLIYQLIDFKIKENDPHNCYAITLSSYCI
- the gap gene encoding type I glyceraldehyde-3-phosphate dehydrogenase gives rise to the protein MTIRIGINGFGRIGRVALRAAQERVNMEIVAINDLLSIEHIAYLLKYDSTHGQFKGSVTIKNNRLIINGKNVKYTTEKNPIAIPWKESKVDVVIESTGMFLTTVDANKHIIAGASKVILTGPSKDNTPMFVMGVNHHKYNGENILSNASCTTNCLAPLAKVIHDNFIILEGLMTTIHAVTATQKTVDSPIHKDWRSGRSAYQNIIPTSTGAAEAVSKVIPELYNKLTGISFRVPISNVSVVDLTVRIKTSSSYEDICNVIKHAVAHEMKNIMGYSDEEIVSSDFNGNKLTSIFDSKSSILLNRNFVKLISWYDNETGYSNKILDLIDYITQR